Part of the Sulfurimonas sp. C5 genome, ACCGTCATTTTTCTTAGACTACTACGCTACCGGAAAACTTGATGTGAATATTGCGACTAATGTTGTAGCAGGTATTGCTGAGGGTTGTAAACAGAGTGAATGTGCGCTAATCGGTGGAGAAACTGCTGAGATGCCTGGTATGTATTCTGAAGATGATTACGATCTAGCAGGTTTTGCAGTTGGTGTAGCCGAAAAATCTGAGATGGATAGAGTATCTCTAGTAAAAGCAGGTCATAAACTAATTGCTCTTCCATCATCAGGATTGCACTCAAACGGTTTTTCATTAGCCAGAAAAGTACTGTTTGAGAAAATGGGAATGAAGTTTGAAGATGATTTTAACGGTAAACCATTAATTGAAACTCTTTTAACGCCTACACAAATCTATGTAAAAACATTTAAAGCACTTAAAAATGAGATCGTAGCGATGGCACACATTACAGGTGGAGGTATCGTTGAAAACCTTCCTCGTGTACTTCCTGAGAACTTAATGGCAGAAATCAAACAAGATGCTATCAAAGTGCTACCTATCTTTGAATTAATGTCTGAACACGTTGCACGTGATGAGATGTTCAGAGCATTTAACATGGGTGTAGGTATGATCCTAGTTGTAGAAGAAAAAGATGTAGAGAAAGTTTTAGCTACTGCTGAAGGTTCTTACCTTATCGGTGAGGTCAAAGAAGGCCAAAGAGAAGCTAAACTCGTATAATCTTAAGAAAAACCTTTTAAAAGGTTTTTCTCTTGCCATCTAATAATAACTTTCCATATTCAATACTTCAATAATAGTCTTTTAACAGTAATAACACATCTTTGCAAAATTATTATTTTTCTATTAGGACTCATAACTTACAAAGTAGTCAAGAGCTATATAGTATTTTA contains:
- the purM gene encoding phosphoribosylformylglycinamidine cyclo-ligase, which produces MSQISYKDAGVDIDAGNSFVENIKPLVKATKVEGVIGGIGSFAGAFELPKGFREPVMLAATDGVGTKLKLAIDSGIHNTVGIDLVAMCVNDLICNFGTPSFFLDYYATGKLDVNIATNVVAGIAEGCKQSECALIGGETAEMPGMYSEDDYDLAGFAVGVAEKSEMDRVSLVKAGHKLIALPSSGLHSNGFSLARKVLFEKMGMKFEDDFNGKPLIETLLTPTQIYVKTFKALKNEIVAMAHITGGGIVENLPRVLPENLMAEIKQDAIKVLPIFELMSEHVARDEMFRAFNMGVGMILVVEEKDVEKVLATAEGSYLIGEVKEGQREAKLV